CAACAAAGACAAAAAAAAGCGGGAAATCCTCTTGTCCATCACCCCTCACATTCTGCAGAACGTCGATCTTCCGGACCGGACGTTGACCGATATCTGGTCTGGAAGCGAGGAAGAGTTAAAGACGGCAGCGAATTTCGCCTCTTTCCAAATACCTGTGGAGCCTGTTGCAGAGGAATCCTCGGGACAGACAATGGTAAGGGAGCTAAACAATCCTCTTGACGAGCCCTCAGGAAACGGGGCGGAGCAGACCCTCACCCAGGAGGAGTCGATCGTTGAACCTCCTTCTCCAGCTGTTTCCACAACCGGTCAAATGCGCTTTTTATTGACAGCGCCCCCAACAATCGCCGTTGGCGAAACCTTTGAAGTGCTTATTGACATCACGGATGCTTCGGACCTGTACAGCGCTTCTATGAACCTATCCTGCAACGATAACCAGATGGAGGTGATGGAAATAATTCAAGGAGGGTTTTTCGAAAAGGAAGCCCATTTTTCTTCCCGGCGAGACCCAGAAAACAGGGGCTATGTCATCGACTTCCGTCTCCCTGAAAGCCAGGTGGGGGCTTCGGGTGATCGCAATCTGGCTAAACTCTTTTGTAAAGCAATAAATACCGGAGATGTATTACTTCGCGTTGCAGGCCAGAACCTTCGAGACAGCCAAGGAAGAATGATCGCGATACCAGCCCAGGAAATTATTATCAACATCGAGTAGTTATTATGTCTATGGAAAATTGTCGTAATCAAAAAGGCATGACTTTAATGGAATTGGTCGTCGCCACGGCTATTTTGGCTATTCTTGCTTCGGCGGTCCTGCCCTTGAGTCAGGGCGCTGTGAGACGCTCTCGGGAGCTTGAACTGCGCCGCAATCTGCGAATCCTTCGCTCGGCTATCGATGACTATAAAATGGATTTTGATCGAGCGGTAGAAGAGAAGAAAATCATACCATCCCTTACCGAAACCGGTTATCCAAAAAGTCTGGAGGTGCTTGTGGAGGGAAAGGATTGGAAAGGTCTCTATCCCTATAAGCGTAAATATCTGCGGCGGATTCCCAAAGATCCTTTTGACGAATACGGGGAGGGCTGGGGTTTGCGTTCTTATCGCGAAGACCCTGAATCGACCATTTATGGCGGCGAGGATGTTTATGACCTTTATTCACAGAGCATTAAAACGGCCTTGGACGGAACTCTTTACAAAGATTGGTAGACCCAAGACGGCTGGTTTTTCGCTGATCGAACTCATGATCGTAATGAGCATTATGGCCATTCTGGCCGCAATCGCCAATCCTGTCTATCAAAGACACCTTATCAAGGCCCGCGAGGCGGTTCTGGCGGAAGATCTGTACCAGATGCGGCAGGCCATCGACAAGTTTTTTGCAGACAAACTGCGTTATCCGGACAATCTGCGTGAACTGGTCACGGCCAAGTACCTGCGCAGCGTGCCCAAGGATCCCTTCACCAAATCCGCCGAAAGCTGGAAGCTTAGTGCCCCGGAACCTGACCAAGGGGAGGCGCCTCCGCGCGGCAGCGTTTTCGACGTGACCAGCGGCAGCGATCTGATCGGTTTGAACGGAGTGCCCTATCGGGATTGGTGAAAACACTATCTCTCCTTTCTTTTTCCCGTAAGCAACGCCCACATGACCACCCGCTAGATGCGCCACCACTGCAAACTCGATGCAGAGGGGCGAGCAGTAAATGGAAATGGTCACCGACCGCCTCGGCTATTCCGCCCGCACCTATACGCGCATCCTCAAAGTGGCTCACACCATCGCCGATCTGGCCGGCGAAGAGCATATCCTGCAGCCGCACCTGGCCGAGGCGATTCAGTACCGCAGTCTGGATCGCAAGAGCCTGTGATGTGTTTAGGTTGAAGGGGCACTCGACATGAGAAAAGGGCTCCTCCTACCCGGATATGCGCAGGGTATTCAAGATGTTGCGTCGTGGCGTGTTACCCAAAACCGGACCAAAAAATAAGTATGTATTTATGTAGGACGGTGTTACTGTTGTCTTGATTCTGGAGTCGGTCGGACTATCCTTGCTTCGGCCAGTACCGTCCGACAGACTTCAGCGTGTCGATGTAGTGTGGGGTGCCGATGTTTGCTGTGGACCGTTTTGGCGCGATTGTGGCGGGCATGCACCCCTTGTTGCCATAATCAGGATGGATCATGCGTCAAACTGCGGAATTCAGGTCGCAAGTCAAGCTTGACAAGTTTTACCCGCCCCAGGTCGATACGCCCCGGTTTCTGTGTCGTGATCGACTTGTTGATCGGTTGTTGCGCGAGGGCGGTGCCCGAATACCGGATATTCTTCTCGAAGCGCAGGCGGGGCAGGGGAAAACCACGGTTATCAAACAATTCCTCGATCGCTCCAAAACGGCCTTTGTCTGGTATCAGGTCGGTGCCGAAGACGCTGATCCGGGATTTTTCCTCACCGCTATCGCGACCTGCATCTATGCGCGTTTTCCCGAATGCCCCTCCGCCAAAACGGCACAGATTCTGTCCTGCAGCGACTTCGCCCTTTTCGATCTGCAAAAACGCGTCGATCTGCTGCTAAACGATCTGTGCGCGTGCCTGACCGATGATCTGTACATGGTTTTTGATGACCTGCATTACCTGCTAGATCATGAGTTCAGCCTGGCTTTGCTGAGCCACCTGTTTGAAACAGCTTCCCCCCGATTGCATTTCATCCTTTCCTCACGCGAATGTTTGCCGCTGAACGATGCGCTACTCAGCGACGGTAACCGGCAATGGCTACGGCTCGGAAATCGGGACCTGGCATTTGATGAGACGGAAATCACAGATTTTTTTTACCGGATTCATCACCTTGATGTTCCCTCCGATACGATCAGAACGGTCGCGCGCACCACGGACGGTTGGGTTATGGGGATATCCCTGCTCGGGCTGCAGTTGGCCCAGCAGGAAGGGGCGGCTGGCTTTCCAGCTCTGGTCAATTGCCGTGGCGAAGGAACCCGGGCGATCCTTGACTATTTCCGCCGGGAGATTTTTGCTCCTTTGCCGCAGCGCTTGCACCGACCGCTGCTGGTTCTTTCCCTGCTGGAAGAGATCCCCGTTGCGTTGGCGGTGGAACTCACCGGGGAGGTTGAGATCGGCGTCGATTTTTGCGAGCTTGCCCGGAGCAATGTTTTTCTCCGTCCGCTCGATCCGGATCGCACGGAGTTCGGTCTGCACCACCTGTTTCAGCAATTTTTGCGGGAGAGGGCGACAGTGGCATTAAGTCCCCAGGCCATTCGCAGGATATACCAACGCGCCGGGCAGTTCTGTCTTAAGCGTGAGGATATCGCGCAAGCCCTGCGTTACCTGCTGCAAGCCGGGGATTATGCAGCCGTTGAATCTGCTCTTCAGGATTACGGTATGGACTTTTTGGCGACCAATCAGACTGCCACTCTGGCCGCGATTCTGCAGCAGATTCCGCAGGCTGACCTCTCGGGCCAGGGTTGGTCCTGCTTCTATCTGGCGCTGGCTTATATGGATTCCGCGCCGTCGCTGGCCC
This DNA window, taken from Syntrophotalea carbinolica DSM 2380, encodes the following:
- a CDS encoding type II secretion system protein; translation: MSMENCRNQKGMTLMELVVATAILAILASAVLPLSQGAVRRSRELELRRNLRILRSAIDDYKMDFDRAVEEKKIIPSLTETGYPKSLEVLVEGKDWKGLYPYKRKYLRRIPKDPFDEYGEGWGLRSYREDPESTIYGGEDVYDLYSQSIKTALDGTLYKDW
- a CDS encoding general secretion pathway protein GspG produces the protein MIVMSIMAILAAIANPVYQRHLIKAREAVLAEDLYQMRQAIDKFFADKLRYPDNLRELVTAKYLRSVPKDPFTKSAESWKLSAPEPDQGEAPPRGSVFDVTSGSDLIGLNGVPYRDW